The genomic window ATTCTATCACAAATTCCCTTAGAGCTTGTGTTGGGTCTGAGTAGTAAACCTTTATGCCTATGTCTAGTAGGTAAAGGTTTCTAAGCAATAATCTAAGGTCCTCGAGGGAGTTAGCCTTGAGGTACTTCTTAAAATTCAAAACCTGGAACTTGTGTTTTACATCCACTTCAGAAAGAGCTTTTTCCATATCCCATCCTTCCTGCACTAAGGTTTTTGCGGTATATAGCTTAAGGACGTAGTTAATAAGAAGGCTAAGGACCTGAAGAGGATGTGTGCCAGACCTCAGAATAGAAGTAAGGGATTTTAGGGCTTTTTCGTAGTCCCTGAGAAACAGCCCATCCACTAGGTCAAAGATGCTAAGCTCAGGCTCTGCGAGCACCATATACTTGATGTCTTCAAGGGTTATGCTCTTTTTTCCGTAAAGTATAAGCTTGTCTGTTTCAACTTTCAATGTCATGAGCTGGTAGGAGGTAGCTTCCAAGAGATAATCAAGTGCGGAATCCTCTATGCTTATGCCTTCCTTCTGAAGTTTGTTTTTCACAAGATCCCTCACCTTTTTCTTATCAAGCCTGCCCGTGTATATGATATCCCCCAGTTTTGACAAACTTAGGAATGGCTCTTTTTGAATGTCCTTTTCACTAAGTTTATAACCCAAATAAAAAAAGACCTTTTTACCTTTTATCCTTTCAAGGTGATCAATTAGGTTCTTGTAGGTTTTTAAGTCCCTTAGAAACTCTTCAGCCCTATAGATAAACAGAGCTTCTTCCTTTGCAAACATACCTACGGTGCTTATAGCACCTACAAAGCCCTCAAGGCTCAGTTCATCGCCCCATAGAATTCTCACAGGAATTATCTCTCTTAGCTTGTCAAGAAAGTTTTTTACAAGATATTCT from Hydrogenobacter sp. T-8 includes these protein-coding regions:
- the holA gene encoding DNA polymerase III subunit delta, producing the protein MISLLEYQKNLGKGQIKAVNLIYGEEEYLVKNFLDKLREIIPVRILWGDELSLEGFVGAISTVGMFAKEEALFIYRAEEFLRDLKTYKNLIDHLERIKGKKVFFYLGYKLSEKDIQKEPFLSLSKLGDIIYTGRLDKKKVRDLVKNKLQKEGISIEDSALDYLLEATSYQLMTLKVETDKLILYGKKSITLEDIKYMVLAEPELSIFDLVDGLFLRDYEKALKSLTSILRSGTHPLQVLSLLINYVLKLYTAKTLVQEGWDMEKALSEVDVKHKFQVLNFKKYLKANSLEDLRLLLRNLYLLDIGIKVYYSDPTQALREFVIEYMLHEEGTYYSADTGDEDRGISEP